CCGGCCGTGGTGCTCGCGGCCGCCGATCCGGCCGTCAACCACGTGATCGGTGCCGCCACCGCGATCGGAGCCCGGCGTTGAACCAGTCCATCGACTACGCCGCGATCACGCCGCTGCTGCTGGTCGCCGTCGGCGCGCTGGGCGTGCTGATCGCGGACCTGTTCGCCGGGCCCAAGGGCAAGGCCGCGCTGCCGTGGGCGACCGCGGGCGTCCTCGTGCTGGGGCTCGGCGCCGAGCTCGGCCTGTGGCTCTCCGGCGCGAACGACGAGCCGCGGCTGACGTTCTGTCTGAACACGCACCACACCGGCGCGCTCAGCTGTTCCTACTCGGTCGACTCGTTCACCCTGACCATCCAGACCGTGCTGATCGCGGGCACGCTGCTGACGGTGCTGATGGCACCGCGCCGGTTCAAGGTGCCCTTCGGCGAGTACCACTTCCTGCTGCTGTGCTCGCTCACCGGCGCGCTGCTGATGGCCGGGGCCCGCGATTTCATCACCATGACCGTCGCGCTCGAGACGCTCTCGCTGCCGGCCTACGCGCTGGTCGGCTTCGGCCGCAGGCGCGGGGACGCCACCACGGGGGCGGAGGCGGCGCTGAAGTTCTTCCTCATGTCGGTGGCCTCCACCGCGGTGATGCTCTTCGGGATCTCGCTGGTCTACGGCGTGACCGGCACGGTGTACTTCGCCGACATCCAGGCCGCGCTGACACTCACCGGCTACCACGCCTCGATCCTGACGGCGGGCATGGTGCTCACCCTGGCCGGGTTCGCGTTCAAGATCTCGGCCGTGCCCTTCCACTTCTGGACGCCCGAGGTCTACTCCGGCGCGCCCGTCCCGGTCGCCGCGTACCTGTCGGTGGTCTCGAAGACCGCCGGCTTCGCGGGCCTGATCGTGACGCTGGAACTGGCCTTCCGCACCGAGATGCACGACCTCTCGGTGCTGATCGCGATCCTGGCCGCGGTCACCATGACCGTGGGCAACGTGGTGGCGCTGCGGCAGCGCTCGGCCGTGCGCCTGCTGGCCTGGTCGACGGTCGCGCAGGCCGGCTACGTGCTGGTGCCGCTGGCCGTGACCATGTGGAACGGCGCCGACGTGAGCCGGGTGCCGGTGCTCTCCGCGGGCGGCCTCGGACCGGCCGTGACCGCGTCCGTCGCCTACCTGGTGTTCTACGCGGCCATGAACCTGGGCGCGTTCGGTGTGGTCAGCGCGGTCGCCGGCACGCTGCCCGGCGGCGGGGAACTGGCCGGCTACCGCGGCCTGGGCGCCCGTCAGCCGCGCGCGGCCTGGCCGCTCGGCTTCTTCCTGCTCTGCCTGGCCGGGCTGCCGCCGGGTCTGATGGGCCTGTTCGCCAAGGTCGCCGTCTTCCGCGCGGCCACCTCCGGCGGCCTGACCTGGCTGGCCGTGGTGATGGCGGTGAACGTGGTGATCGGGCTGTTCTACTACCTGCGCTGGGCCGCAGCGCTGTTCGCCCCGGCCGGCGAGGGCCTCGCGCCCGCGCCGACCCGCCCGGTGCCGCTCGGCCCGCGCCTGGCGATCGGCCTGGCGCTGGCGGTCTCGATCGTCTTCTCGTTCTATCCGGCTCCGGCCTTCCGGTAGCCCGGCGGATCGGGACACTAGCGCGATTTGATAATCGGCTGAGTGTTGGTGGGAGGTGGTGGCCGGTCGGGTCGGGGTGGTTGTCTTGGTGTGGGCGGCCGCTTCGCGCCGCCCGGTTCGTCTGACCACCCGCCCACCCGTTGCGTTGGCGGGGTGGGCTGGGGTTTCAAGCTTTCGCCTCCGGCGGGGGCCTTCCCTCGGAGAGAGTGCCGGGTTCGTGTGGGTGCTGTTGTTGGTGGGGCGGGTTGGGGT
This genomic window from Actinospica robiniae DSM 44927 contains:
- a CDS encoding NADH-quinone oxidoreductase subunit N; translated protein: MNQSIDYAAITPLLLVAVGALGVLIADLFAGPKGKAALPWATAGVLVLGLGAELGLWLSGANDEPRLTFCLNTHHTGALSCSYSVDSFTLTIQTVLIAGTLLTVLMAPRRFKVPFGEYHFLLLCSLTGALLMAGARDFITMTVALETLSLPAYALVGFGRRRGDATTGAEAALKFFLMSVASTAVMLFGISLVYGVTGTVYFADIQAALTLTGYHASILTAGMVLTLAGFAFKISAVPFHFWTPEVYSGAPVPVAAYLSVVSKTAGFAGLIVTLELAFRTEMHDLSVLIAILAAVTMTVGNVVALRQRSAVRLLAWSTVAQAGYVLVPLAVTMWNGADVSRVPVLSAGGLGPAVTASVAYLVFYAAMNLGAFGVVSAVAGTLPGGGELAGYRGLGARQPRAAWPLGFFLLCLAGLPPGLMGLFAKVAVFRAATSGGLTWLAVVMAVNVVIGLFYYLRWAAALFAPAGEGLAPAPTRPVPLGPRLAIGLALAVSIVFSFYPAPAFR